A genomic region of Persephonella marina EX-H1 contains the following coding sequences:
- the ybeY gene encoding rRNA maturation RNase YbeY has translation MNRILINKELGDRSITKKFVKEAVEKILEHLNIDNVEISITLTDDSTIKEINRQWRGKDKPTDVLSFPIDEKPPKYRYRILGDVVISLPYAKKQAEEIGLPYREEIIRLLIHGILHLLGYDHERSEKEAQVMFSLQDEIFENIRSYFSRTTQT, from the coding sequence ATGAACAGGATACTTATAAATAAAGAGCTGGGAGACAGAAGTATAACTAAAAAGTTTGTTAAAGAGGCTGTTGAAAAGATATTAGAACACCTTAATATTGATAATGTAGAGATAAGTATAACTCTTACAGACGATAGCACTATAAAAGAGATTAACAGGCAGTGGAGGGGGAAAGATAAACCTACAGATGTTCTCTCTTTCCCTATAGATGAGAAGCCTCCTAAGTACAGGTACAGGATACTGGGAGATGTTGTTATCTCCCTCCCATACGCTAAAAAGCAGGCTGAAGAGATAGGTTTACCTTACAGGGAGGAGATAATCAGACTTCTCATACACGGTATACTTCATCTTTTAGGCTACGATCATGAGAGATCAGAAAAAGAAGCACAGGTTATGTTCAGTCTGCAGGACGAGATATTTGAAAATATCAGGTCCTATTTTTCAAGGACAACCCAGACATAA
- a CDS encoding PhoH family protein has translation MIKILKLEVQIPVEAFFNVVGNKDENIKFFEEIFGIHIFARGTSLIAEGSQEALDRFEEFLEKVSSYFEVGHILSPQDVRNLAIGFKAESEIKEKPYREEGEAILFTHRKKPIMAKTPTQKLYVETIKKNDITFGVGPAGTGKTYLAMAMAVSYLKQNRVNRIILTRPAVEAGEKLGFLPGTLTEKVDPYLRPLYDALYEMVDAGKIADMLEKNIIEIAPLAFMRGRTLNDAFIILDEAQNTTKEQMKMFLTRIGFGSKAVITGDITQIDLPKVSQSGLVEALEVLKDVQGIGFVRFSEKDVVRHPVVQRIIKAYDRYEQEKE, from the coding sequence TTGATAAAAATTTTAAAGTTAGAAGTACAGATACCGGTAGAGGCATTTTTTAATGTTGTTGGGAACAAGGATGAGAATATAAAGTTCTTTGAGGAGATATTCGGTATACATATCTTTGCTAGGGGAACAAGTCTTATAGCTGAAGGTTCTCAGGAGGCTTTAGACAGGTTTGAGGAGTTTTTAGAGAAGGTATCATCATACTTTGAGGTAGGACATATACTTTCACCTCAGGATGTAAGAAATCTTGCTATAGGATTTAAGGCTGAGTCTGAAATAAAGGAGAAGCCATACAGAGAAGAAGGAGAGGCTATACTTTTTACACACAGAAAAAAGCCTATAATGGCAAAAACGCCTACACAGAAGCTTTACGTTGAGACTATAAAGAAGAACGATATAACATTTGGTGTAGGTCCAGCCGGAACAGGAAAAACTTACCTTGCAATGGCTATGGCTGTCTCATATCTCAAGCAGAACAGGGTTAACAGAATTATACTTACAAGACCTGCTGTTGAGGCTGGAGAAAAGCTTGGATTTCTCCCGGGAACATTAACAGAGAAAGTGGACCCTTATCTGAGACCTCTTTATGATGCTCTTTATGAGATGGTTGATGCTGGTAAGATAGCCGATATGCTTGAGAAAAATATTATAGAGATAGCACCTCTCGCATTTATGAGAGGGAGAACCTTGAATGATGCTTTTATCATTCTTGATGAGGCACAGAACACAACAAAAGAACAGATGAAGATGTTCCTGACAAGGATAGGGTTTGGTTCAAAGGCTGTTATAACGGGAGATATAACACAGATAGACCTTCCAAAGGTATCACAGTCAGGTCTTGTTGAGGCACTTGAGGTTTTAAAGGATGTTCAGGGGATAGGTTTTGTAAGATTTTCAGAGAAGGATGTTGTGAGACATCCGGTTGTCCAGAGAATTATAAAAGCTTACGACAGATACGAACAGGAAAAGGAATAA
- the rimM gene encoding ribosome maturation factor RimM (Essential for efficient processing of 16S rRNA), translating into MGEKREDFVIAGKIHGTHGVRGDLKIEIFPPNFDLPDVIYIKDKEGNFVPLYIEHFSKKKNLIRFKGFDDIDKAKKIKHRYFYVESHKLPELDKDQFYEYQLIDMDVIFNGKVIGKIIKVDDRLPTAYLIIKCVDDKVRHLPFIKEFVKEVDTEGRKVVVDLPEGWFSL; encoded by the coding sequence ATGGGAGAGAAAAGGGAGGATTTTGTAATAGCAGGAAAGATACACGGAACTCACGGCGTTAGAGGTGATCTTAAGATAGAGATCTTTCCACCAAACTTTGATCTTCCAGATGTTATTTACATAAAGGATAAAGAGGGAAATTTTGTTCCACTCTATATTGAACATTTCTCAAAAAAGAAAAATCTTATCAGGTTTAAAGGGTTTGACGATATAGACAAGGCGAAAAAGATAAAACACAGATACTTTTATGTTGAGAGTCATAAACTTCCGGAGCTTGATAAGGATCAGTTCTATGAGTACCAGCTTATTGATATGGATGTTATTTTTAATGGGAAGGTTATAGGAAAGATAATAAAGGTTGATGATAGACTTCCAACAGCCTACCTGATAATAAAATGTGTTGATGATAAGGTCAGACATCTTCCTTTTATCAAAGAGTTTGTTAAGGAAGTTGATACAGAAGGAAGAAAGGTTGTTGTAGATCTTCCTGAAGGGTGGTTCAGTCTTTAA
- a CDS encoding ExbD/TolR family protein, giving the protein MNFRKFSRLEDNSNFIVDMTALVDIAFIIILFLGIVSTLAPISSINVELPKATAEKTSVEPLKIIVDKEGNYYIRNKKVSEKEIAEYIKSQTSKSLVIIADRRVQYGKVVKVMDIAKQNGIEEINIATRRGR; this is encoded by the coding sequence ATGAATTTCAGAAAGTTCAGCAGGCTTGAAGACAACAGTAACTTTATAGTTGATATGACAGCTCTTGTTGATATAGCATTCATAATAATTCTGTTCCTTGGGATAGTGAGTACACTTGCTCCTATATCTTCAATAAATGTTGAACTTCCAAAGGCAACAGCAGAAAAAACATCTGTTGAACCTCTCAAGATCATTGTTGATAAGGAAGGTAACTACTATATAAGAAATAAAAAGGTGTCAGAAAAGGAGATAGCAGAGTATATAAAAAGTCAGACAAGTAAATCACTAGTTATCATCGCAGATAGAAGAGTTCAGTACGGGAAGGTTGTAAAGGTTATGGATATAGCAAAACAGAACGGCATAGAGGAGATAAATATAGCCACAAGAAGAGGCAGATAA
- a CDS encoding MotA/TolQ/ExbB proton channel family protein yields the protein MEYVIQIFQKGGPLMYPLLFLGVLAVAFIIERSFSLSFKRCFPVKKIEEIDFYLKEGRVPEALTVAKSSNSVATSLIAGILEAFIKGRRSENDLRLAAEEAARMEIPKLEGYVNAMGAIAAIAPILGFLGTVTGMIQVFEALSLEGLSNPELLSKGISQALITTAFGLSIAIPSLAAYWYFKSKVNFLVTQLESLAVELVYQLTNIEQKGSER from the coding sequence TTGGAATATGTAATACAGATCTTCCAGAAAGGCGGACCTTTAATGTATCCCCTGTTATTTTTAGGTGTTCTTGCTGTTGCTTTCATCATAGAGAGATCTTTCTCACTATCATTTAAGAGATGTTTCCCTGTTAAAAAGATAGAGGAGATAGATTTTTACCTTAAGGAAGGTAGAGTTCCAGAGGCTTTAACCGTTGCAAAATCCTCAAACAGCGTTGCCACAAGTCTTATAGCTGGAATTCTTGAGGCTTTTATTAAGGGAAGGAGATCAGAAAATGATCTGAGGCTTGCTGCTGAAGAGGCCGCAAGGATGGAGATACCAAAACTTGAAGGTTATGTTAATGCTATGGGTGCCATAGCAGCTATAGCACCTATACTGGGTTTCCTTGGAACTGTTACAGGTATGATACAGGTTTTTGAGGCGTTATCTCTTGAAGGCTTGAGTAATCCAGAACTTCTCTCAAAAGGTATATCTCAGGCATTGATAACAACAGCTTTTGGTCTTTCAATAGCTATCCCTTCTCTTGCTGCTTACTGGTATTTCAAGTCAAAGGTTAACTTCCTTGTTACTCAACTTGAAAGTCTTGCTGTTGAGCTTGTTTACCAGCTTACAAATATTGAACAGAAAGGAAGTGAGAGATGA
- a CDS encoding tetratricopeptide repeat protein, whose amino-acid sequence MRKVIFLVFITLISIQKAFSSVQIKVPEVVFPIEIIAEKREEIPPLEAPDVIQFKEKLKVEIFTQEIKPVPPYTVDPPVVNMEKPQAVLGIPEKNALLADGIESFFRGNYITAREKLEKLIKKYPKTGFSGTAHYLLGLIYYRMDNKKEAYRYFKGGCFHKYVFPQKDASCMSAAILSFQIEKTDETDQFLRRIKYEDINSMFLHAVNFVMKGSIDEGYNLLKDIDCTELDINFVEYCHYIKGYVNFSRKDYKQAEKDIQNVKDKIYTKHLLILKGFIKLNTGDLDKAEELFKKFLEGYGTVEKISDYVIYGLGIIDIKKGDLKGTFDKAGSLEPRNRRLAQNLYIQLADIYSEKNDFETAFALLQKSLQVSKLYKDFLRKKLAITAYNRGKYEYAYLIMKGIDSPEFYLYTGFTLMKMGKIPLSADYFEKAVDFSVSDDLKKKALIYLTYIYLKLNKDQKFLESVRKLKDLDPEYSKNMLGWFFFKKRNYQKAYEAFTDEYMKAVSAFNAGDLDKAYSLVKGKKDRKSRFLLAYIFMRKGDIDKARDILRELSKGDDKIAQQAGYLYAYSYFSEGKYIEAIKAFRDYAEKYRGTELGNLAVLRMADSYYNAGQKEKARKIYQQFIEEHANTPEAIDAAYQLTVLEMEESGADVASQIEKFIEKYPQYPFVSLLKLQLGDLYTEKQEYDKAEKIYRELIEADIKESEYALYKLGYLKYISGDKDQAVKILTRYIKIYPRGEFNVQAKELLAKIFEEQGDLDKAIAVMKKLPATDENKFKLAMLLYKAGRYTEAKSYFEEIYTRFPKYRADIAFYLGKIQFENGYFQNALRYLEEALNSSDYNNVAESYYLIGLIYEKLEDIENALNSFINVIYLYPDATEQVIKARLKVAEIMKKQGRRSEASCILKPINQDQLTEEQREVFQSLIKNLPECFE is encoded by the coding sequence ATGAGGAAAGTTATATTTCTTGTTTTCATCACTCTCATTTCAATCCAGAAAGCTTTCTCTTCCGTCCAGATAAAAGTTCCCGAGGTTGTTTTTCCCATAGAGATCATAGCAGAAAAGAGGGAAGAGATACCGCCACTTGAAGCTCCTGATGTTATTCAGTTTAAAGAAAAGCTAAAGGTTGAGATATTCACACAGGAGATAAAACCTGTTCCACCTTACACTGTGGATCCACCAGTTGTAAATATGGAAAAACCCCAGGCAGTCCTTGGTATTCCTGAGAAAAACGCCCTTCTTGCAGATGGTATAGAGAGTTTCTTTAGAGGGAACTATATTACGGCGAGAGAAAAGCTTGAGAAACTTATAAAAAAGTATCCAAAAACAGGATTTTCAGGGACGGCCCATTACCTTCTTGGACTTATATACTACAGGATGGATAACAAGAAGGAAGCTTACAGGTATTTTAAGGGAGGATGTTTCCACAAGTATGTATTTCCCCAGAAGGATGCTTCATGTATGTCAGCGGCGATACTATCCTTCCAGATAGAGAAAACAGACGAAACAGATCAGTTCCTGAGAAGAATAAAGTATGAGGATATAAACAGTATGTTCCTTCATGCTGTAAACTTTGTTATGAAAGGAAGTATTGATGAAGGTTATAACCTTCTTAAGGATATAGACTGTACTGAGCTTGATATAAACTTTGTTGAGTACTGCCATTATATAAAAGGCTACGTTAATTTCAGCAGAAAGGATTACAAACAGGCTGAAAAGGATATACAGAATGTAAAGGATAAGATATACACAAAGCATCTTCTAATACTTAAAGGTTTTATAAAGCTGAACACAGGAGATTTAGATAAAGCTGAGGAGCTTTTCAAAAAATTCCTTGAGGGTTACGGAACTGTAGAGAAGATATCAGATTATGTTATATACGGTCTTGGAATTATTGATATTAAAAAGGGAGATCTTAAAGGAACTTTTGATAAGGCTGGTTCCTTAGAGCCAAGGAACAGAAGGCTTGCACAGAACCTTTATATACAGCTTGCAGATATATACTCTGAGAAAAATGATTTTGAGACAGCATTTGCCCTTCTCCAGAAATCACTTCAGGTTTCAAAGCTTTATAAAGACTTTCTCAGGAAGAAGCTTGCTATAACAGCTTACAACAGGGGAAAGTATGAGTATGCTTATCTGATAATGAAAGGTATTGATTCACCTGAGTTTTATCTTTACACAGGGTTTACACTTATGAAGATGGGAAAAATACCTCTATCAGCTGACTATTTCGAGAAGGCTGTTGATTTTTCCGTTTCCGATGATCTAAAGAAAAAAGCTCTTATATACCTTACATACATATACCTGAAGCTTAATAAAGATCAGAAGTTTTTAGAATCTGTGAGGAAGCTTAAGGATCTTGATCCTGAGTACTCTAAAAATATGCTTGGATGGTTTTTCTTTAAAAAGAGAAACTACCAGAAGGCCTATGAGGCATTTACAGATGAATATATGAAGGCTGTTAGTGCTTTTAATGCGGGAGATCTTGATAAGGCTTACAGCCTTGTGAAAGGAAAAAAAGACAGAAAAAGCAGGTTTTTACTTGCATACATATTTATGAGAAAGGGGGATATAGATAAGGCGAGGGATATACTGAGGGAGTTATCAAAGGGAGATGATAAGATAGCTCAGCAGGCAGGTTATCTTTACGCTTACTCCTACTTCTCAGAAGGTAAATATATTGAAGCTATAAAAGCTTTCAGGGATTATGCAGAAAAGTATAGAGGTACGGAGCTTGGGAACCTTGCAGTGTTAAGAATGGCGGACAGTTACTACAACGCAGGTCAGAAGGAAAAGGCAAGAAAGATATACCAGCAGTTTATTGAGGAACATGCGAACACTCCTGAGGCTATAGATGCAGCCTACCAGCTTACAGTCCTTGAGATGGAAGAATCTGGGGCAGATGTTGCATCACAGATAGAGAAATTCATTGAGAAATACCCACAGTATCCTTTTGTATCACTTTTAAAACTACAACTTGGTGATCTTTACACTGAAAAGCAGGAGTATGATAAGGCTGAAAAGATTTACAGGGAGCTTATTGAGGCTGATATTAAAGAGTCAGAGTATGCACTTTACAAGCTTGGTTATCTTAAGTATATATCCGGTGATAAGGATCAGGCTGTTAAGATACTCACAAGGTATATAAAGATATACCCACGTGGTGAGTTTAACGTCCAGGCAAAAGAACTCCTTGCAAAGATATTTGAGGAACAGGGAGATCTTGATAAAGCTATTGCTGTTATGAAAAAACTTCCAGCAACTGATGAGAACAAGTTCAAGCTTGCGATGCTTTTATACAAGGCGGGAAGATACACCGAAGCAAAAAGCTATTTTGAGGAGATATACACAAGATTCCCAAAATACAGAGCTGATATAGCCTTTTATCTTGGAAAGATACAGTTTGAGAACGGTTACTTCCAGAATGCTTTAAGATATCTTGAGGAGGCTTTAAACAGCTCAGACTATAACAATGTTGCCGAAAGCTACTACCTGATAGGTCTTATATACGAGAAACTTGAGGATATTGAAAATGCTTTAAACAGCTTTATAAATGTTATATATTTATATCCTGATGCTACAGAACAGGTTATAAAGGCAAGGTTGAAGGTTGCCGAAATAATGAAAAAGCAGGGTAGAAGATCTGAGGCTTCCTGTATTTTAAAACCTATAAATCAAGACCAGCTGACTGAAGAACAGAGAGAGGTTTTTCAGTCCTTGATTAAGAATCTCCCAGAATGTTTTGAATAA
- a CDS encoding bifunctional riboflavin kinase/FAD synthetase, which translates to MKVITDRDLPLNEKTVCTIGSFDGFHKGHVEILNLVKKRAKEKNLRSLVITFDPHPKKFLNPDKAPCLITDINTKIDLLSRKSIDFVYVIKFDQNFLKKTADQFLRFLVEKLGCRHIIVGYDWRFGYMKEGDIEYAKRKSEELGFTIEVVDPIKEDGERISSTLIRSLLREGKIKEASKYLGRDYCIKGRIVKGDGKGKDLGFPTINIIPPPDLCLKKGVYAGYVSFNCDQHPAVINFGYRPTVDGKKLFIEAHVIDKNINPESEYVRIFFKEYIRPEKKFEDTKQLSDQIKEDIEAAKKIVEVQV; encoded by the coding sequence ATGAAGGTAATAACTGATAGAGACCTGCCTTTAAATGAGAAAACTGTATGTACAATCGGGAGTTTTGATGGCTTCCATAAGGGACATGTAGAGATACTTAATCTGGTAAAGAAAAGGGCTAAAGAAAAAAATTTAAGATCACTTGTTATAACATTTGATCCACACCCAAAAAAGTTCCTCAATCCTGATAAAGCCCCATGTCTTATAACTGATATAAACACAAAGATAGACCTTCTGAGCAGAAAAAGTATTGATTTTGTTTATGTTATAAAGTTTGATCAGAATTTTCTGAAAAAAACAGCAGATCAGTTTTTAAGATTTCTTGTTGAGAAGTTAGGATGCAGACATATCATAGTCGGTTATGACTGGCGTTTTGGTTATATGAAAGAGGGAGATATAGAGTATGCGAAAAGAAAGTCTGAAGAGCTTGGTTTTACAATAGAGGTTGTTGATCCAATAAAGGAAGATGGAGAGAGGATAAGCAGTACTCTTATAAGGTCTCTTCTCAGAGAGGGAAAGATAAAAGAGGCCTCAAAATATTTAGGAAGGGATTACTGTATAAAAGGCAGGATTGTTAAAGGTGATGGGAAAGGGAAGGATTTAGGCTTCCCAACGATAAACATAATCCCACCACCTGATCTCTGTCTGAAAAAAGGTGTTTATGCAGGTTATGTATCATTTAACTGTGATCAGCATCCTGCTGTTATAAACTTTGGTTACAGACCTACAGTTGATGGAAAGAAACTTTTTATAGAAGCTCACGTTATAGATAAGAATATAAATCCAGAATCGGAATATGTGAGAATATTTTTTAAGGAATATATAAGACCTGAGAAAAAGTTTGAGGATACAAAACAGCTTTCTGACCAGATAAAGGAGGATATTGAGGCGGCTAAAAAGATAGTAGAGGTTCAGGTATGA
- a CDS encoding regulatory protein RecX, producing the protein MKREALSYAFKLLSKRDYFSSELKDKLVKKGFDPEESDQVVQYLVQKGYLDDQKLKERLSSLLKEKGKSPIYIKKKFYSKGVEPPEISYDEEFETAYNLLKKKYKKEKQFHTVVKFLKNRGFSYSVIIDVANKFLEEEE; encoded by the coding sequence TTGAAAAGGGAAGCTCTGTCCTACGCTTTTAAGCTTCTATCAAAAAGGGATTACTTCTCATCTGAGCTTAAAGATAAACTTGTAAAAAAGGGATTTGATCCGGAAGAGTCAGATCAGGTAGTTCAGTATCTGGTACAGAAAGGTTACCTTGATGATCAAAAGCTGAAGGAAAGACTCAGCTCATTACTTAAAGAAAAAGGCAAAAGTCCTATCTATATAAAGAAGAAGTTTTACTCTAAAGGTGTTGAACCACCTGAGATATCCTATGATGAAGAATTTGAAACAGCCTACAACCTTCTGAAGAAAAAGTATAAAAAAGAAAAACAGTTCCATACTGTAGTAAAATTTTTAAAGAATAGAGGTTTTTCTTACTCGGTTATCATTGATGTTGCAAATAAATTTTTAGAAGAGGAAGAATGA
- a CDS encoding type IV pilus twitching motility protein PilT, whose translation MNIDEILTNAVEVGASDIHLKVGLPPVVRVNRELQYLDKYERLKEEDIVKFIGRVVKTERKRSELIKNGELDISYSIPGLSRFRVNIYKQRGTYAFAFRVLKTDIPTIEALNLPLKLKDIAMEARGLVLVTGPTGSGKSTTLAAMIDYRNERRRDVVVTIEDPIEYIFRDKQCYIVQREIGLDTNDFSTALRAALREDPDVIMVGEMRDIETIETALRAAETGHLVFSTLHTQDAKETINRIIDMFPLEAQNHIRLLLATTLRAVISQRLIPRKDGKGIVPAVEILINTGAIYDAIIDPDKFEEITDLMEKGRSQYGMQTFDQAILDLYNKGWITYEDALAYASNPADLELKIKGISSGEYDSGMYGMGGDIV comes from the coding sequence ATGAATATTGACGAGATACTTACAAATGCTGTTGAGGTGGGAGCTTCAGATATACATCTTAAGGTAGGCCTTCCTCCTGTTGTGAGGGTAAACAGGGAGCTCCAGTATCTTGATAAGTATGAGAGATTAAAGGAAGAGGATATTGTTAAATTTATAGGAAGGGTTGTAAAAACAGAGAGAAAGAGATCAGAGCTAATAAAAAATGGTGAGCTTGATATATCATACTCAATACCAGGTCTGAGCAGATTCAGGGTTAATATTTACAAGCAGAGAGGAACTTACGCTTTTGCCTTCAGGGTTTTGAAAACAGACATACCTACAATAGAGGCGTTAAACCTCCCTCTTAAACTGAAAGATATTGCTATGGAAGCAAGGGGGCTTGTTCTTGTAACAGGTCCAACAGGTTCAGGTAAATCAACAACACTTGCAGCCATGATAGATTACAGAAATGAGAGAAGAAGAGATGTTGTTGTAACAATTGAGGATCCTATAGAGTATATATTCAGGGATAAACAGTGTTACATAGTCCAGAGAGAGATAGGTCTTGACACAAATGATTTCTCAACAGCCCTTAGAGCTGCATTAAGGGAAGACCCTGATGTTATTATGGTTGGTGAGATGAGGGATATTGAGACTATAGAGACAGCACTGAGAGCTGCTGAAACAGGGCACCTTGTTTTCTCCACACTACACACACAGGACGCAAAGGAAACTATAAACAGGATTATAGATATGTTTCCACTTGAAGCACAGAACCATATAAGACTTCTCCTTGCAACAACACTGAGAGCTGTTATATCACAGAGACTAATACCGAGGAAAGATGGTAAAGGTATAGTTCCTGCAGTTGAGATTCTTATAAACACAGGGGCTATATATGATGCAATTATTGATCCAGATAAGTTTGAAGAGATAACTGATCTTATGGAAAAGGGAAGATCCCAGTACGGAATGCAGACATTTGATCAGGCTATACTGGATCTTTACAACAAGGGATGGATAACATACGAGGATGCACTTGCCTATGCCTCAAATCCAGCTGATCTTGAGCTGAAGATAAAGGGCATATCCTCAGGTGAGTATGATTCTGGAATGTATGGAATGGGTGGAGATATTGTTTGA
- the recA gene encoding recombinase RecA: protein MSEVLDQKELQAKKKALESALAQIEKKFGKGSIMTLSSEAEKTVDVIPSGSLTLDIATGIGGVPKGRVVEIYGPESSGKTTLTLHIIAEAQKRGGKAVFIDAEHAFDPKYAKAIGVNLEDLIISQPDYGEQALEIAETLIRSGVIDVIIIDSVAALVPKAELEGDIEDSNVGLHARLMSKAMRVLKGAVNKSNTSLILINQIREKVGVMFGNPETTTGGRAIKFFADMRLEVRKKDIKDSGEKVGSRVKVKVVKNKLAPPFKEAEFDVIYGEGISKEGELLDLGEEIGIIKKSGAWYSYGDSKIGQGREKAREFLKQNPDIAQEIENRIREEFLKTSQ from the coding sequence ATGAGTGAAGTTTTAGATCAAAAGGAGTTACAGGCAAAAAAGAAAGCACTTGAGAGTGCCCTTGCCCAGATTGAGAAGAAGTTTGGGAAAGGGTCAATAATGACTCTCAGCTCTGAAGCTGAGAAAACTGTTGATGTTATACCATCAGGCTCCTTAACACTTGATATAGCAACCGGGATAGGTGGTGTTCCCAAGGGAAGGGTTGTTGAGATATACGGACCTGAGTCTTCAGGAAAGACGACACTCACACTTCATATTATAGCTGAAGCACAGAAAAGAGGCGGTAAAGCCGTATTCATAGATGCTGAGCATGCCTTTGATCCTAAGTATGCAAAAGCTATAGGTGTTAATCTTGAGGATCTGATAATATCACAGCCAGATTATGGTGAACAGGCTCTTGAGATAGCTGAAACGCTTATAAGAAGTGGCGTTATAGATGTTATCATCATTGATTCAGTTGCAGCTCTTGTTCCAAAAGCTGAGCTTGAAGGTGATATTGAGGACAGTAATGTTGGGTTACATGCAAGGCTTATGTCAAAAGCTATGAGGGTTCTTAAAGGTGCTGTTAATAAATCAAACACATCTCTCATTCTTATAAACCAGATTAGGGAAAAAGTTGGTGTTATGTTTGGAAATCCTGAAACGACAACAGGTGGAAGGGCTATAAAGTTCTTCGCAGATATGAGACTTGAGGTTAGAAAGAAAGATATAAAGGACTCAGGTGAGAAGGTCGGGAGCAGGGTTAAGGTAAAGGTTGTTAAAAACAAGCTTGCACCACCATTCAAAGAGGCTGAGTTTGATGTTATATATGGTGAGGGAATTTCAAAGGAAGGTGAGCTTTTAGACCTTGGGGAAGAGATAGGAATAATAAAGAAAAGTGGAGCATGGTACTCTTACGGAGATTCAAAGATAGGACAGGGAAGGGAAAAGGCGAGAGAGTTTTTAAAACAGAATCCAGATATAGCACAGGAGATAGAAAACAGAATAAGGGAGGAGTTTTTAAAGACCTCTCAATAA
- the gatC gene encoding Asp-tRNA(Asn)/Glu-tRNA(Gln) amidotransferase subunit GatC: MIDRQTVEKVAQLAKLRLTEEEVELFSKQLSDILGFIEKLEELDTENILPFYEMIDQEAPLREDIPEEGLTNDDALKNAPQSEDGFFVVPRVVSAE, translated from the coding sequence ATGATAGACAGACAGACTGTTGAAAAGGTTGCACAGCTTGCAAAATTAAGGCTTACAGAAGAGGAAGTTGAGCTTTTCTCAAAACAGCTTTCAGATATATTAGGTTTTATTGAAAAACTGGAAGAACTTGATACGGAGAATATATTACCTTTTTATGAGATGATAGATCAGGAAGCACCATTGAGGGAAGATATACCTGAGGAAGGTTTAACAAATGATGATGCCCTCAAAAATGCTCCTCAAAGTGAGGATGGATTTTTTGTTGTACCAAGGGTTGTTTCTGCCGAATAA